The Argentina anserina chromosome 3, drPotAnse1.1, whole genome shotgun sequence genome includes a region encoding these proteins:
- the LOC126786071 gene encoding GDSL esterase/lipase At5g55050-like: MAMEACRVSPTSFFTIFSIIVSVFLALSNAQTVPAIYIFGDSLLDVGNNNYLTISTAKANFPHNGIDFPTKKATGRFCNGKNAADFLAEKVRLATSPPYLSLVSKSNKQKGSFEAGVSFASGGAGIFNGTDDEYRQSLPLTKQIGYYAQVCTELQQQLGAQAAQAHLAKSLHVILIGSNDVFGYLDSSSTQKQYTPHQYVELMLSTLKQHLQRIHSLGARKFVILGTGPVGCCPARRKEKTGECNELGNSISAKYSDGLKSMMQQLKPALGINYSFFETYGIFRNIIQNPSSYGFNETQAACCGLGYLNAKFPCLPVASYCSNRRDHMFWDLYHPTEATHKILVEHLFEGSTYSTPMNVKKLVSL; encoded by the exons ATGGCCATGGAAGCTTGCCGTGTTTCTCCTACGAGTTTCTTCACCATCTTCTCCATCATCGTTTCGGTGTTCCTCGCTTTGTCTAATGCTCAGACTGTTCCGGCTATTTACATATTCGGAGACTCCCTGTTGGATGTTGGTAACAACAACTACCTTACCATCTCTACGGCCAAGGCAAATTTTCCTCACAACGGTATAGATTTTCCGACCAAGAAAGCAACAGGGAGGTTTTGCAATGGCAAGAACGCTGCAGACTTTCTGG CTGAGAAAGTAAGGTTGGCAACTTCCCCTCCGTATCTGTcacttgtatcaaaatctaACAAGCAAAAGGGGTCCTTCGAAGCTGGAGTTAGCTTCGCCTCTGGAGGGGCAGGAATCTTCAACGGCACCGATGATGAATAT CGTCAGTCACTACCATTGACAAAACAAATAGGCTACTATGCACAAGTGTGCACAGAACTTCAGCAACAATTAGGAGCACAAGCTGCCCAAGCTCATCTTGCGAAATCTCTACATGTCATTCTTATCGGAAGCAATGACGTATTTGGCTACTTAGATTCATCCAGCACCCAAAAGCAATACACACCGCACCAGTACGTGGAACTGATGCTGTCTACTCTTAAACAACACTTGCAG AGAATACACAGTCTTGGTGCTCGGAAATTCGTAATTCTCGGCACGGGACCAGTTGGATGCTGTCCGGCACGAAGGAAGGAGAAAACAGGAGAATGCAATGAATTAGGAAACTCGATCTCTGCAAAATATAGTGATGGCCTCAAGTCAATGATGCAGCAACTGAAACCAGCATTGGGCATAAACTACTCCTTCTTCGAGACTTACGGCATTTTCCGTAACATTATCCAAAATCCTTCTTCTTACG GATTTAATGAAACGCAAGCTGCATGCTGTGGCCTCGGGTATCTTAACGCAAAGTTTCCTTGTCTACCAGTTGCATCATACTGCTCGAATAGAAGGGACCACATGTTCTGGGATCTTTACCATCCTACAGAAGCAACTCACAAAATCTTGGTGGAACATCTTTTTGAGGGTTCCACATACTCAACTCCAATGAATGTGAAGAAGTTAGTTTCTCTCTGA